GCTGGCTGAGAAGAATCAGCGGTTGACTGCCGAGATCGTGGAGCAAATCGTTGAAAGTGATGTCGAGGAGTTTAAAGTTATTTACCTTGATATGGCCACCGCTACGCCGGTCATTCTCGATACGTTGGAGATGGAGAAGATTGGGTCAAAAGAAGAGGCGATGGTTGAGATCTATCGCCGACTTCGCCCGGGTGAGACTCCGTCGGTCGATACCGCGCGGGCCTTGTTCGATAATCTTTTCTTGAATTCCAAGCGATATGATCTCTCGCCAGTCGGTCGTCTTAAGCTCAATAAGAAGCTTGGTTTGGATTTGCCGCTTGAACAGCGGACGCTCACGGCACAAGACATCGTGGAAGTCATTCGCTACCTTGTGAATCTAAAGATCGGGAAGGGTGAAATCGACGACATCGATCACTTGGGCAATCGCCGTGTACGATCCGTTGGTGAGCTGCTCGAGAATCAATTTCGGCTGGGGCTCGTTCGGATGGAGCGCAGTATAAAGGAACGGATGAATCTCCTCGATATGGAAACCGTACTTCCGCACGACCTGATCAACGCCAAGCCGGTGGTGGCGGCAGTCAAGGAATTCTTCAGCAGCAGCCAGTTGTCTCAATTTATGGATCAAACCAACCCTCTGGCTGAGATTACGCATAAACGCCGCCTGTCCGCGCTTGGCCCTGGTGGGTTGACCAGAGAGCGTGCCGGGTTCGAGGTCAGAGACGTGCACCCATCCCACTATAGTCGTATTTGCCCAATTGAAACGCCGGAAGGTCCAAATATCGGGCTAATTACGTCCTTGGCGACCTATGCGAGGATTAACCAATTTGGATTCATCGAGGCACCCTATCGGAAAGTTGTGAAGGGGCGGGTGACGGATGAAATCGAGTTTCTTTCGGCGATCGAAGGCGACAAATACATTATCGCTCAGGCGAACTCGAAGCTGGATGGGGCTGGCAAGTTAGTCTCGGAAACCGTGTCTTGTCGCCATGGTGGAGACTTTGTCTTAGCCGCGCCGGATAAAATCGAGTATATGGATGTCTCGCCAAAGCAGGTGGTGAGTGTCGCTACGGCGCTCGTGCCGTTCTTGGAGCATGACGACGCCAACCGTGCGTTGATGGGTTCCAACATGCAGCGGCAGGCTGTTCCCTTGATCACGTCCGAATCCCCCTTGGTCGGAACGGGGATGGAGGCTGTGGTTGCCAGAGACTCCGGATACGTGATCCAAGCTCGACGGCCCGGGGTTGTCGAGAGTGTCGACGCGACTCGTATTGTGGTGCGGGCTGAATCAAAGGACGGCAAGAAGGGGAAAGATTCTGGGCTGGATGTGTACGATCTGATTAAGTTTCAACGGTCAAATCAAAACACCTGTATTACGCAAACTCCGGTGGTTCGAATCGGTCAGCCTGTCAAGAAGGGGCAGGTGCTCGGAGACGGACCGGCGATTGATCGCGGAGAATTGGCGCTGGGGAAGAACGTGCTTGTCGCGTTCATGCCCTGGGGGGGCTATAACTTCGAAGACGCGATCTTGCTCAGTGAAAAATTGGTTCGTGAGGATGCGTTCACCTCTATTCATATTGAAGAATTTGAGGTGGAGGCTCGGGACACCAAGTTGGGGAAGGAAGATGTGACACGAGATATCCCCAATGTCGGCGAAGAGGCTCTGAGGAATTTGGACGAGAGCGGCATCATTCGCATCGGTGCCGAAGTAAAGCCGGGCGATATTCTCGTGGGCAAGGTAACGCCAAAAGGTGAGACGCAATTGACTCCGGAAGAGAAGTTGCTCCGAGCGATCTTCGGTGAGAAAGCTGGTGATGTGAAGGACACCTCGCTCACCGTGCCTCCCGGCGTTGAAGGCATTGTCGTCGACGTGAAAATCTTTTCGCGCAAGGGGCTCGATAAGGATGAGCGCTCGAAGAGTATTGAAACCGATGACCAAATGAAGCTGCAGCGTGATCACCATGAAGAGCTACGGATCATTGATGAAGAGAAGACGAAGAAGATTCGGAAGCTCTTGCTCGGCAAGGTGGTGGGGCGCGATCTGATGGATCCTGAAAGCGGCGATGTCATCCTGAAGAAAAAGGGGAAATTGACCGCAGAGATCCTGAAGCGATTGCCCGATGACACGGTGCGGCACATTATCCTGAGCGATCCTGACGAGCAAAAAGAGCTGGAGGATGTCGAGCGGAGGGCAAAGGAGCAGATTGAAATACTTCAAACGCTGTATGACGAAAAGGTCGGCCGACTAAAACGCGGTGACGAGTTGCCTCCAGGCGTCATCAAGCTCGTCAAGGTGTATATTGCGATGAAGCGCAAGATTCAAGTCGGCGATAAGATGGCCGGGCGTCATGGTAACAAAGGCGTCGTGTCTCGCGTGTTGCCGGAAGAAGACATGCCCTATTTACCTGACGGGACTCCGGTCGAAATTGTGTTGAACCCGCTTGGTGTGCCGTCTCGTATGAACGTGGGGCAGATCCTGGAAACCCACCTCGGATGGGCTGCGAAGGCATTGGGCGTGAAGGTGGCGAGCCCGGTATTTGATGGTGCCTCCGAGAAAGAAATTAAGGAATTACTCAAAAAGGCGAAGCTGCCAATGAGTGGCCAAGCGCACCTCGTTGACGGAAAAACTGGAGAACCGTTTGGAAGTCCGGTGACCGTTGGGTACATGTATGTGCTCAAGCTGCACCACTTGGTGGACGACAAGATCCACGCGCGGTCCATTGGCCCTTATTCGCTTGTGACGCAGCAGCCGTTGGGCGGGAAAGCCCAATTCGGAGGCCAGCGCTTAGGAGAAATGGAAGTGTGGGCTCTGCAGGCGTATGGAGCGGCGTCGACGTTGCAGGAATTTCTCACGGTCAAGTCCGACGACGTCCCTGGACGATCTCGTATGTACGAAGCGGTGGTCAAGGGTGAACCCTTCCTAGAGCCAGGGTTGCCCGAATCGTTCAATGTGTTGGTCAAGGAGTTGCAGAGCTTGGGGCTTGATGTCGAATTAGTCAAGACGCAAGACTAACCGCTTGTGTGTCGGCGAGTGGCCGGCATCAGAGGAGGTCATTACCTTGGAAGGCGTATATACATTATTTGAAAAGCAGCGGGATTCTGTCTCGTTCGATTCGATGCGCATTCGCATCGCCTCGCCCGAGAAGATCAGGTCCTGGTCCTATGGTGAAGTCAAAAAGCCTGAGACAATCAACTATCGATCTTTTAAACCGGAAAAGGATGGGCTCTTCTGCGCCAAGATTTTTGGCCCGACGAAGGACTGGGAGTGTAATTGCGGAAAATATAAGCGGATGAAACATCGCGGAATCGTCTGCGATAAATGCGGCGTTGAGGTGATCCAATCCAAGGTCCGTCGTGAGCGGATGGGGCATATCGAATTAGCCGCACCTGTCGCCCATATTTGGTTTCTGAAAGGTGTGCCGAGCAGGATCGGTACCCTGCTTGATATGAGTCTGAAGCAGTTGGAGAAGATTCTCTACTTTGAAAGCTACGTGTGTGTGGATCCTGGTTCAACGGATCTGTCGGAAAAGGAGCTGGTTCCCGAGGATAAGTTGCGCACGCTTGTTTCGGAGTATGGGGCGAGCGGGTTTAAGGTCGGGATTGGAGCTGAGGCTATCCGTGACTTGTTGCGGAAAATCGACATCAATGCGTTATGGGATGAATTGCAAGTAAAAGCCAAGGCTTCCACATCCGCGGCAATGAAAAAGAAGTACGCGAAACGCCTGAAGGTGCTTGAAGCCTTCCGAAAGTCGGGGAATAAGCCGGAATGGATGATCATGGATGTCATCCCGGTCCTTCCACCAGAACTGCGTCCCTTGGTTCCGCTGGATGGGGGAC
The sequence above is drawn from the Nitrospira sp. genome and encodes:
- the rpoB gene encoding DNA-directed RNA polymerase subunit beta — translated: MSETTLQEFVERKDFSRIRTNIDIPDLIEIQKRSYEEFLQFEVEPDRRKDYGLQAALASVFPIPDYNNTAVLEFSSYTLGAPKYDERECLEQGMTFAVPLKLRVRLVVFDKEDKGPRKKVLDVREQEVYVGELPLMTERGTFIVNGTERVVVSQLHRSPGASFTHDKGRTHASGKVLYSARIIPYRGSWLDFEFDARDILYVRIDRRRKMPTTILLKAFGFSSDDLLKMYYPVEEIRVSKGKMFRKLDPEIHHGLRCSAEVTDKNSKEPLVREGARLTKGMIAKLKASGVKEIPMLPGELVGRAVLTEVVDSQKNKLAEKNQRLTAEIVEQIVESDVEEFKVIYLDMATATPVILDTLEMEKIGSKEEAMVEIYRRLRPGETPSVDTARALFDNLFLNSKRYDLSPVGRLKLNKKLGLDLPLEQRTLTAQDIVEVIRYLVNLKIGKGEIDDIDHLGNRRVRSVGELLENQFRLGLVRMERSIKERMNLLDMETVLPHDLINAKPVVAAVKEFFSSSQLSQFMDQTNPLAEITHKRRLSALGPGGLTRERAGFEVRDVHPSHYSRICPIETPEGPNIGLITSLATYARINQFGFIEAPYRKVVKGRVTDEIEFLSAIEGDKYIIAQANSKLDGAGKLVSETVSCRHGGDFVLAAPDKIEYMDVSPKQVVSVATALVPFLEHDDANRALMGSNMQRQAVPLITSESPLVGTGMEAVVARDSGYVIQARRPGVVESVDATRIVVRAESKDGKKGKDSGLDVYDLIKFQRSNQNTCITQTPVVRIGQPVKKGQVLGDGPAIDRGELALGKNVLVAFMPWGGYNFEDAILLSEKLVREDAFTSIHIEEFEVEARDTKLGKEDVTRDIPNVGEEALRNLDESGIIRIGAEVKPGDILVGKVTPKGETQLTPEEKLLRAIFGEKAGDVKDTSLTVPPGVEGIVVDVKIFSRKGLDKDERSKSIETDDQMKLQRDHHEELRIIDEEKTKKIRKLLLGKVVGRDLMDPESGDVILKKKGKLTAEILKRLPDDTVRHIILSDPDEQKELEDVERRAKEQIEILQTLYDEKVGRLKRGDELPPGVIKLVKVYIAMKRKIQVGDKMAGRHGNKGVVSRVLPEEDMPYLPDGTPVEIVLNPLGVPSRMNVGQILETHLGWAAKALGVKVASPVFDGASEKEIKELLKKAKLPMSGQAHLVDGKTGEPFGSPVTVGYMYVLKLHHLVDDKIHARSIGPYSLVTQQPLGGKAQFGGQRLGEMEVWALQAYGAASTLQEFLTVKSDDVPGRSRMYEAVVKGEPFLEPGLPESFNVLVKELQSLGLDVELVKTQD